Proteins from one Ipomoea triloba cultivar NCNSP0323 chromosome 1, ASM357664v1 genomic window:
- the LOC116026291 gene encoding G-type lectin S-receptor-like serine/threonine-protein kinase SD1-1 encodes MGDLIISNKNQANLVWRSNSSSPGIKNPVLQLLDNGNLVVKNGDSFVWQSFDYPGNTLLAGMKLGWNLKTKTEWYIKSWRNENDPSMDGFSSTYRLDILGLPTLELRKGSTVEFRSGTWDGSKFGRYSLADAYMGVFKATFVYNDETAYYMFQCLESSTISRLVVNQTGLLTFYIWNNKKNGWFNAEVIQGDQCDTYGTCGFNSICNANRLSPCDCLDGFQPVSPLEWESLQWSSGCVRGKPLNCSDEGFRKLSGIKLPDNSRLLGNRTSMRSSTDCEKECLGNCSCSAYAWAESVGCAVWYGDLKDMKWYYNEGQELYVRMPASELIGYSKKGRHQRALMSSLVSIIIGLVFLAITTWYCFHAMAARRKRRVIGNEESLELLGDSIELPMIGFDELVAATNNFSDDNKLGAGGFGPVYKGILTDGQEIAVKRLYSFSGQGTEEFKNEILLISKLQHRNLVRLLGCSIHGEEKLLIYEHMKNKSLDTLLFDPTKKVHLDWAKRFNIIQGIARGLVYLHRDSCLRIIHRDLKASNVLLDENMNPKISDFGLARAFRVTEELANTHRVVGTFGYMSPEYVMRGRFSEKSDVYSFGVLLLEVVSGRRNCEIHNNEDNYFSLLNHAWQLWIESREVDLIDESISNSCSFTEALRCIRIGLLCVQDHASDRPTMSNVVLMLCSETEIPQPKQPTFTFQRLLDSDPRSHSSRNEITVSMTEGR; translated from the exons ATGGGAGACTTAATCATCAGCAATAAGAACCAAGCAAATTTAGTTTGGAGGTCAAATTCATCCTCTCCAGGAATAAAGAATCCTGTCCTGCAACTCCTGGACAATGGTAACCTGGTCGTGAAGAACGGGGATAGCTTCGTTTGGCAAAGCTTCGACTATCCAGGCAATACACTGCTCGCAG GGATGAAGCTTGGGTGGAACctgaaaacaaaaacagaatggTATATAAAATCATGGAGAAACGAAAACGACCCCTCCATGGATGGTTTCAGTTCCACATATCGACTGGACATTCTTGGACTTCCTACGCTAGAGCTTCGCAAGGGTTCAACAGTGGAGTTCAGAAGTGGAACATGGGATGGCAGTAAGTTCGGTAGATATTCTTTGGCTGATGCGTACATGGGTGTTTTTAAGGCAACTTTTGTTTATAATGACGAAACCGCGTATTACATGTTCCAATGTCTTGAAAGTTCAACTATTTCAAGGCTAGTGGTGAACCAGACAGGGCTGTTAACGTTTTACATATGGAACAACAAAAAGAACGGGTGGTTCAATGCAGAGGTTATACAAGGTGACCAATGTGACACATATGGAACCTGCGGTTTTAACAGCATATGCAATGCTAACAGGCTGTCTCCGTGTGATTGTCTGGATGGGTTTCAGCCGGTATCGCCTCTCGAGTGGGAATCGCTTCAGTGGTCGAGCGGTTGTGTTCGGGGGAAGCCATTGAATTGTAGTGATGAAGGGTTCAGGAAGTTGTCAGGGATAAAGTTGCCTGACAATTCTAGGTTGTTAGGGAACAGGACATCAATGAGGAGTTCAACAGATTGTGAAAAGGAATGCTTAGGTAATTGTTCTTGTTCAGCCTATGCTTGGGCTGAAAGTGTTGGATGTGCTGTGTGGTATGGTGACCTAAAAGACATGAAATGGTATTATAATGAAGGACAGGAGCTATATGTTCGAATGCCTGCCTCTGAACTTAttg GATACAGCAAAAAGGGTAGACATCAAAGGGCTTTAATGTCATCATTAGTATCAATAATCATAGGGCTTGTCTTCCTGGCCATAACTACCTGGTATTGCTTTCATGCAATGGCTGCtagaaggaaaagaagag TGATAGGAAACGAAGAAAGTCTTGAATTGCTAGGGGATTCAATAGAGCTACCAATGATTGGTTTCGATGAACTAGTGGCCGCTACCAACAATTTCAGTGATGATAACAAGCTTGGTGCAGGAGGATTTGGTCCCGTTTACAAG GGGATATTAACAGATGGACAGGAAATAGCGGTAAAAAGGCTGTATAGTTTTTCAGGACAAGGCACCGAGGAGTTCAAGAATGAAATCTTGCTCATCTCAAAACTCCAGCATAGGAATCTTGTTCGGCTATTAGGCTGCAGCATTCATGGGGAAGAGAAGTTACTGATCTATGagcatatgaaaaataaaagctTGGATACTTTGCTCTTTG ATCCAACGAAAAAAGTACACCTTGATTGGGCAAAGCGCTTCAACATAATACAGGGTATAGCCAGAGGACTTGTTTATCTCCACCGCGATTCCTGTTTGAGGATTATTCACCGGGATCTCAAGGCTAGCAACGTTTTGTTGGATGAAAACATGAATCCAAAAATCTCAGACTTCGGGTTAGCAAGAGCTTTCAGGGTGACAGAAGAACTAGCAAATACTCATAGGGTTGTGGGAACCTT TGGCTATATGTCACCTGAATACGTCATGAGAGGACGGTTTTCTGAGAAGTCGGATGTTTATAGCTTTGGAGTATTACTGTTAGAGGTTGTCAGTGGTAGGAGAAACTGTGAAATCCATAACAATGAAGATAACTACTTCAGCCTTCTCAATCAT GCATGGCAATTATGGATCGAAAGCAGGGAAGTTGATCTGATAGACGAATCAATTTCCAACTCATGTTCATTTACAGAAGCACTACGGTGCATAAGGATAGGACTGCTTTGTGTGCAGGACCATGCATCAGACAGGCCTACAATGTCAAATGTAGTGCTGATGCTGTGCAGTGAAACAGAGATTCCTCAGCCAAAACAACCCACTTTCACATTCCAAAGGTTGTTGGATTCTGATCCCAGGTCACACAGCTCCAGAAATGAAATCACTGTTTCCATGACTGAAGGCAGATAG
- the LOC116026370 gene encoding U-box domain-containing protein 8 — MATNQFPDDFRCPISLEIMSDPVILSSGHTFDRSSIQRWLDSGHRTCPITNLPISDPPCLIPNHALRSLISNYTLVSLPVTRACPADPQALIQTLISKSAPVDSKLSSLDQLSKLCKRDSAIRRRLSESGAVSAVLNCVDADGDSGLQEKVLHLLLNLSLDDDNKVGLVAEGVVGKVVAALRVGSGDSRAVAATVLTSLTVVEVNKATIGAYPDAIPGLVWLLWYGNARERKEAATALYTLCSFPDNRLRAVENHAVPILIQNSNSGLERAVEVLGLLAKCKEGRLEMMKYGGFLDTLLEFLKNGSSRGVQYALLTINMLCTFSEHMCIEAIRKGVFEICVQLLEDENEKVRRNANTLIQILQGKKGVFSRNGMS, encoded by the coding sequence ATGGCGACAAACCAGTTTCCGGACGATTTCCGGTGCCCGATTTCGCTTGAGATTATGTCCGACCCGGTTATTCTCTCATCGGGTCACACCTTCGACCGGTCGTCGATTCAACGCTGGCTGGACTCCGGTCACCGGACCTGCCCGATTACCAATTTGCCCATTTCCGACCCGCCCTGCCTCATACCGAACCACGCTCTCCGGAGCCTTATTTCCAATTATACCCTCGTCTCCTTGCCCGTGACGCGGGCCTGCCCGGCGGACCCGCAGGCCCTAATTCAGACCCTGATTTCGAAATCCGCTCCCGTGGACTCTAAGCTCAGCTCGCTCGACCAGCTGAGCAAGCTCTGCAAGCGCGATTCGGCGATTCGTCGGCGCCTGAGCGAGTCCGGCGCCGTCTCCGCCGTCCTGAACTGCGTGGACGCCGATGGAGACTCCGGGCTACAGGAGAAAGTCCTCCACTTGCTCCTAAACTTGAGTTTGGATGACGATAATAAGGTGGGTTTAGTAGCGGAAGGCGTGGTCGGGAAAGTCGTGGCGGCTCTCCGCGTCGGCTCCGGCGACTCACGCGCCGTCGCCGCCACCGTGCTGACGAGTTTGACGGTGGTGGAGGTGAACAAGGCGACAATTGGAGCCTACCCAGATGCGATTCCCGGTCTAGTTTGGCTTCTATGGTACGGAAACGCTAGGGAAAGAAAAGAGGCCGCTACTGCTCTATACACGCTCTGTTCATTCCCGGATAATCGCCTCCGGGCGGTGGAAAATCACGCCGTGCCGATTCTTATCCAGAATTCAAACTCCGGCCTCGAGCGAGCGGTGGAGGTTCTGGGATTATTAGCGAAATGCAAAGAGGGTAGACTAGAAATGATGAAATATGGTGGTTTCTTGGACACCTTGCTAGAGTTCTTGAAAAATGGATCCTCCAGAGGCGTCCAATACGCCCTTTTGACGATTAATATGCTTTGTACTTTCAGTGAACATATGTGTATAGAGGCCATTAGAAAAGGGGTTTTTGAAATTTGTGTTCAGCTATTGGAGGATGAGAATGAGAAGGTGAGAAGAAATGCCAATACTTTGATTCAGATTTTGCAGGGGAAAAAAGGAGTCTTTAGTAGAAATGGGATGTCTTGA